A region from the Polyangiaceae bacterium genome encodes:
- the gatE gene encoding Glu-tRNA(Gln) amidotransferase subunit GatE, producing MAGPSVTPPLDVRRSAGVAATRRSVAGVRPRTPQDDELDYAAVGLISGLEVHQQLLTERKLFCNCPAGRYTRTHDGTVLRHMRPTLSELGVYDGTALMEFKTRKQIIYLLNAENTCTYEMDDTPPFLVSQPALDIAIEQCLMLGCDIVDEVHVARKQYLDGSIPTGFQRTAIVGVNGKLPFRGREIRVTQVSVEEDSCREVTDRGHLIVWRTDRLGMPLIETVTAPDLRTPDEVEEAILLVGRVCRSTGHVRVGMGASRQDVNVSVRGGRRIEIKGVPQAGWAPALVHGEAVRQVNLLRLQQELARRGFSTPESITTETADVTELFAHSPAPYLTREGFGAWCEVENRRLGLELGEGGFSVLAVKLVGLAGTLNFPTQPARTFANELAGRVRVIAGLDQLPILVHSEDWPSTLAELQAVRARLQAGENDAVVIVWGPTRDTFTAAEEIRIRYAEATDGVPNETRQPFEDGSTDFERILPGPDRMYPDTDSPPTRLTRERIHGLQTKLPPRPWEREARYAAAGVPEPTRHYLIRRGGARLVDRAADEWGAELRFACFLVGERLRGLTRARVPVAGIDDATWAEFFRAVKERPVLAQAWERVVRAMAAGRKVSDVLAELGAPPADLRAELSSRVEQARCEAYDDDPGRVFRYALKRVMPEYRGRVEASRVVAEVRTLLEGA from the coding sequence GTGGCCGGCCCCAGCGTAACTCCGCCCCTGGACGTTCGGCGTTCTGCCGGCGTCGCCGCCACACGCAGGAGCGTCGCGGGCGTGCGCCCGCGTACGCCCCAGGACGACGAGCTGGATTACGCGGCGGTGGGCCTGATTTCCGGCCTCGAGGTGCACCAGCAGCTGCTCACGGAGCGCAAGCTCTTCTGCAACTGCCCCGCCGGTCGCTACACCCGTACGCACGATGGCACCGTGCTCCGGCACATGCGCCCCACGCTCTCCGAGCTCGGCGTGTACGACGGCACCGCGCTGATGGAGTTCAAGACGCGGAAGCAGATCATCTATCTGCTGAACGCCGAGAACACCTGCACCTACGAGATGGACGACACGCCGCCCTTTCTCGTGAGCCAGCCGGCGCTCGACATCGCCATCGAGCAATGTCTCATGCTCGGCTGCGACATCGTGGACGAAGTGCACGTCGCTCGGAAGCAGTACCTCGACGGCTCCATCCCGACGGGATTTCAGCGCACGGCCATCGTGGGCGTGAACGGCAAGCTGCCGTTTCGCGGGCGCGAGATCCGCGTCACGCAGGTGAGCGTGGAGGAAGACTCCTGTAGGGAGGTGACGGACCGCGGGCATCTCATCGTGTGGCGGACGGATCGCCTGGGCATGCCGCTGATCGAGACCGTGACGGCGCCGGATCTGCGTACGCCGGACGAAGTGGAGGAGGCGATCCTGCTGGTGGGCCGCGTGTGTCGCTCCACGGGGCACGTGCGCGTGGGCATGGGAGCCAGCCGTCAGGACGTGAACGTGAGCGTGCGGGGCGGCCGGCGCATCGAGATCAAGGGTGTGCCCCAGGCGGGGTGGGCGCCCGCGCTGGTGCACGGCGAGGCCGTGCGGCAGGTGAACTTGCTGCGGCTCCAGCAGGAGCTCGCCCGCCGCGGCTTTTCCACGCCGGAGAGCATCACGACGGAAACGGCGGACGTCACCGAGCTGTTCGCGCACTCGCCGGCGCCGTATCTCACGCGGGAGGGCTTTGGCGCCTGGTGCGAGGTCGAAAACCGCCGTCTGGGGCTGGAGCTCGGAGAAGGCGGCTTCTCGGTGCTGGCGGTGAAGCTCGTGGGCCTCGCCGGTACGCTGAATTTCCCGACACAGCCGGCGCGGACCTTCGCCAACGAGCTCGCCGGGCGCGTGCGGGTGATCGCGGGGCTCGATCAGCTGCCCATCCTGGTGCACTCGGAGGATTGGCCGTCCACCCTCGCGGAGCTCCAGGCCGTACGTGCGCGCCTCCAAGCGGGGGAGAACGATGCCGTGGTCATCGTGTGGGGGCCGACGCGAGACACCTTTACGGCGGCGGAAGAGATCCGTATCCGTTACGCCGAGGCGACGGACGGCGTGCCGAACGAAACGCGGCAGCCCTTCGAGGATGGCAGCACGGACTTCGAGCGCATCTTGCCGGGGCCGGATCGCATGTATCCGGACACCGACTCGCCGCCCACGCGGCTCACGCGGGAGCGCATACATGGGCTCCAAACCAAGCTGCCGCCGCGGCCGTGGGAGCGCGAAGCTCGTTACGCCGCCGCGGGCGTACCGGAGCCCACGCGCCACTACTTGATTCGCCGGGGTGGCGCGCGGCTCGTGGACCGCGCGGCGGACGAGTGGGGAGCGGAGCTCCGCTTCGCGTGTTTTCTCGTCGGTGAGCGCCTGCGCGGGCTGACCCGAGCCCGCGTGCCGGTGGCCGGCATAGACGACGCGACGTGGGCCGAGTTCTTCCGCGCCGTGAAGGAGCGGCCCGTGCTCGCGCAGGCGTGGGAGCGCGTGGTGCGGGCGATGGCGGCGGGGCGCAAGGTGTCGGATGTGCTCGCGGAGCTCGGAGCGCCGCCGGCCGATCTGCGCGCGGAGCTTTCGTCGCGCGTCGAGCAGGCTCGGTGCGAAGCCTACGACGACGATCCCGGGCGCGTGTTTCGCTACGCTCTCAAACGCGTGATGCCGGAGTATCGCGGCCGTGTGGAGGCCTCGCGGGTGGTCGCGGAAGTCCGGACCTTGCTGGAGGGCGCATGA
- the gatD gene encoding Glu-tRNA(Gln) amidotransferase subunit GatD produces MSDDPLKGYKGRARAKLGEWGVRVWSDVVAKNDAGSEFEGVILPRSETLDDEHIVIKLRTGYNVGLHIDRIREVREVGYKEAVYKIPERAFPSRPDLPKVTLLGTGGTIASRLDYRTGAVIPAFTPGELYGAVPELADIANLTTKKLFGVFSENMGKEQYLVLARSIGEEIEAGADGIVVGHGTDTMGHTAAVLSFMVQDSPVPIVLVGSQRSSDRPSSDAALNLIHAVRTAGTGNIAEVQICMFGPTSDRYALLHRGTRCRKMHSSYRSTFRTLGDVPLAMVGEDITYVTDRYLPRDPERKVRVTASYEDRTTILYYYPGMKPDVVDGLVAAGYRGIVIAGTGLGHVNKPLFPALERARKAGVHVVMTVQTLWGYAQMYVYDTGRDLLELGVVPLDNMLPETALMKLSWVLGQTDDHDEVLRQMRTPIAHETTPREPHNGYLILQGGLPETEDFISGHWK; encoded by the coding sequence ATGAGCGACGATCCGCTGAAGGGCTACAAGGGGCGCGCGCGGGCGAAGCTCGGCGAGTGGGGCGTCCGGGTGTGGAGCGACGTGGTCGCCAAGAACGACGCGGGGAGCGAGTTCGAAGGCGTGATCCTTCCGCGCAGCGAGACGCTGGACGACGAGCACATCGTGATCAAGCTCCGCACCGGTTACAACGTGGGGCTGCACATCGATCGCATCCGTGAGGTGCGCGAGGTCGGCTACAAAGAGGCCGTGTACAAGATCCCCGAGCGCGCCTTTCCATCGCGCCCGGATCTGCCGAAGGTCACGCTGCTGGGCACCGGCGGCACTATCGCCTCCCGGCTGGATTACCGCACCGGCGCGGTGATCCCCGCCTTCACTCCGGGAGAGCTGTACGGTGCCGTGCCGGAGCTGGCGGACATCGCGAACCTCACCACCAAGAAGCTCTTCGGCGTGTTCTCCGAGAACATGGGCAAGGAGCAGTACCTGGTGTTGGCGCGCTCCATCGGCGAAGAAATCGAAGCCGGCGCCGACGGCATCGTGGTGGGGCACGGGACCGACACCATGGGGCACACCGCGGCGGTGCTGTCGTTCATGGTGCAGGACTCGCCCGTGCCCATCGTGCTGGTCGGATCGCAGCGGTCCAGCGATCGCCCCTCCAGCGACGCCGCGCTGAACCTGATCCATGCGGTGCGCACCGCCGGCACCGGCAACATCGCCGAGGTGCAGATCTGCATGTTCGGCCCCACCTCCGACCGCTACGCGCTGCTCCACCGTGGCACTCGCTGTCGCAAGATGCACTCGAGCTACCGCAGCACCTTCCGCACCCTCGGGGACGTGCCGCTGGCCATGGTGGGCGAGGACATCACCTACGTCACCGATCGCTACTTGCCGCGGGACCCGGAGCGCAAAGTGCGCGTGACCGCGAGCTACGAAGATCGCACGACCATCCTCTACTACTACCCCGGCATGAAGCCGGACGTGGTGGACGGGCTGGTTGCCGCCGGCTATCGCGGCATCGTGATCGCGGGCACCGGTCTCGGTCACGTGAACAAGCCGCTGTTCCCTGCCCTCGAGCGTGCGCGCAAGGCCGGCGTGCACGTGGTGATGACCGTGCAAACGCTGTGGGGCTACGCGCAGATGTACGTGTACGACACCGGGCGAGACTTGCTCGAGCTCGGCGTCGTGCCGCTCGACAACATGCTGCCGGAAACCGCGCTCATGAAGCTCTCCTGGGTGCTCGGCCAGACGGACGATCACGACGAGGTGCTACGCCAGATGCGCACGCCCATCGCCCACGAGACCACGCCGCGGGAGCCGCACAACGGCTATCTCATCCTTCAGGGCGGGTTGCCCGAGACGGAGGATTTCATCTCCGGCCACTGGAAATAG
- a CDS encoding four helix bundle protein → MEECFEQQAKQKEQRTMLRIYSFVLELVARLRTLIGVIERKDRDLGRQLRRCTASVGLNLAEGQYSRGKNRAARYHNALGSAREMVACFEMAAPSATFLPSRPSSRQTSTASSVRSCGSSNAPARVAGARCVTVDTSPRASHRGHKSEQGARELQATRSRRRPGVVARRNSFGFERISATGRPCDWRGCGGGESGCGAMREAELRAIREAELRAMREAELRAMREAELRALREAELRAMRDWMHDPGRARGSGPSDVGFGVVLREVPLVGENCVGEIVVVAQWLGVAIRAVAALETQAEALADAA, encoded by the coding sequence GTGGAGGAGTGCTTCGAGCAACAAGCGAAGCAGAAGGAGCAAAGGACCATGTTGAGGATCTACTCGTTCGTGCTGGAGTTGGTGGCCAGGTTGCGCACGCTCATCGGGGTCATCGAACGCAAGGATCGGGACCTTGGGCGGCAGCTCCGGCGGTGCACCGCAAGCGTCGGGCTCAACCTGGCGGAGGGTCAGTACAGTCGAGGCAAGAACCGAGCGGCGCGCTATCACAACGCGCTCGGCTCCGCGCGGGAGATGGTCGCCTGCTTCGAAATGGCCGCGCCCTCGGCTACATTCCTCCCGTCTCGGCCGAGCTCGAGGCAGACTTCAACCGCGTCATCGGTACGCTCGTGCGGCTCGTCGAACGCGCCAGCTAGGGTGGCCGGCGCGCGGTGCGTCACGGTGGACACGAGTCCTCGCGCATCCCATCGCGGCCACAAGAGTGAGCAAGGGGCAAGGGAACTGCAAGCCACGAGGTCGCGACGTCGTCCGGGGGTTGTGGCGCGGCGAAATTCGTTCGGGTTCGAACGGATTTCCGCGACCGGGAGACCGTGTGATTGGCGGGGGTGTGGGGGCGGCGAGAGCGGGTGCGGGGCCATGCGGGAGGCGGAGCTCCGGGCCATCCGGGAGGCGGAGCTCCGGGCAATGCGGGAGGCGGAGCTCCGGGCAATGCGGGAGGCGGAGCTCCGGGCGCTGCGCGAGGCGGAGCTCCGGGCGATGCGCGACTGGATGCACGACCCAGGGCGGGCGCGGGGCTCAGGGCCGAGCGATGTTGGGTTTGGCGTGGTTCTGCGCGAAGTCCCACTCGTCGGCGAGAACTGCGTAGGCGAGATTGTCGTGGTAGCCCAGTGGCTCGGTGTAGCGATCCGCGCGGTAGCGGCCCTCGAGACGCAGGCCGAGGCGCTCGCAGACGCGGCGTGA
- a CDS encoding formimidoylglutamate deiminase: MPSLGQRAVKRYRFERLWTGADWERDALVCVAEDGSVAEPTPGPAELIHGYALPGMPNLHSHAFQRAMAGLSEHATQGGDSFWSWRDAMYRFVDRLEPEDVQAIAAQLYVEMLEAGYTSVGEFHYLHHDRDGSPYARRAELGLRVAEAARSTGMDLVLLPVLYATRGFDGAPAEHAQRRFANDLDGFLRIVEELQAEGLRVGVAPHSLRAVPPELLAECVAAAPGPIHMHVAEQVKEVDEHIAARGARPIEWLLSHADVNERWCLVHATHTTVEETHALALSGAVAGLCPTTEANLGDGIPHVAELLARDGHFGIGSDSHVSVSVVEELRWLEYVQRLSHWRRNALASSVVPSTGTRLYRQALAGGARALGGGLGAVSPGHRANIVVLDPEHPALVGRPLDALLDAYVFASNRPAIQRVMVAGQWCVEDGRHVRREPVFAAYRRTIDKLAD, encoded by the coding sequence CGCGACGCGCTGGTGTGCGTGGCGGAGGACGGCAGCGTGGCGGAGCCCACGCCGGGTCCCGCGGAGCTGATCCACGGCTACGCCCTGCCGGGCATGCCGAACCTGCACTCTCACGCGTTCCAGCGCGCCATGGCCGGCCTTTCGGAGCACGCCACCCAGGGGGGCGACAGCTTCTGGTCGTGGCGGGACGCGATGTACCGCTTCGTGGATCGCCTGGAGCCCGAGGACGTCCAGGCCATCGCGGCACAGCTGTACGTGGAGATGCTGGAGGCGGGGTACACCAGCGTCGGGGAGTTCCACTACCTGCACCACGATCGCGACGGCTCCCCTTATGCCCGGCGCGCCGAGCTCGGCCTCCGCGTCGCAGAAGCCGCGCGCAGCACGGGCATGGATCTCGTGCTCTTGCCGGTGCTGTACGCCACCCGCGGCTTTGACGGCGCTCCCGCGGAGCACGCACAGCGCCGCTTCGCGAACGACCTCGACGGCTTCTTGCGCATCGTGGAAGAGCTCCAAGCGGAGGGCCTGCGGGTGGGCGTCGCGCCCCACAGCCTGCGCGCCGTGCCGCCGGAGCTGCTCGCGGAGTGCGTCGCCGCCGCCCCGGGACCCATCCACATGCACGTCGCCGAGCAGGTGAAAGAGGTCGACGAGCACATCGCCGCCCGGGGCGCGCGCCCCATCGAGTGGCTCCTGAGCCACGCGGACGTGAACGAGCGTTGGTGCCTGGTGCACGCGACCCACACCACGGTTGAAGAGACGCACGCCCTCGCGCTGAGCGGTGCCGTGGCCGGACTGTGCCCCACCACCGAGGCGAACCTGGGTGACGGCATCCCGCACGTGGCGGAGCTCTTGGCGCGGGACGGCCACTTCGGCATCGGCAGCGACAGCCACGTATCGGTCAGCGTCGTGGAAGAGCTGCGCTGGCTCGAGTACGTGCAACGCCTGAGCCACTGGCGCCGGAATGCCCTCGCCAGCAGCGTGGTGCCGTCCACGGGCACACGCCTGTACCGCCAAGCGCTGGCCGGCGGCGCTCGCGCCCTCGGTGGCGGCCTCGGCGCCGTGAGCCCGGGCCATCGCGCCAACATCGTGGTCTTGGATCCGGAGCACCCCGCCCTCGTCGGCCGCCCCCTCGATGCCCTGCTGGATGCCTACGTCTTCGCCAGCAATCGCCCCGCGATCCAGCGCGTGATGGTCGCCGGCCAGTGGTGCGTGGAAGACGGCCGCCACGTCCGCCGCGAGCCCGTGTTCGCGGCCTACCGCCGCACCATCGACAAGCTCGCGGACTGA